In one Prosthecochloris aestuarii DSM 271 genomic region, the following are encoded:
- the tsf gene encoding translation elongation factor Ts encodes MSQISAKDVKDLRDKTGVGMMDCKKALEETGGDMQKAIEYLRKKGAALAAKRAGREASEGIIAIRISDDNTSGVIIELNCETDFVARGDDFTGFAAAIADLALENGIASAEAMMSLKLGEAYGNESVEDSIKTMTGRLGEKIDLKRLSLLQTSTGIIASYIHPGSQLGAIVELATDKPAESAELARDIAMQVAASSPIVVDRSVVPAENIEKEKEIFRQQALSQGKPEQFVEKIVTGRLEKYYQEVVLLEQPFIKDSNSRVQGVLEEFARKNGAAVSVTRFVRYQLGA; translated from the coding sequence ATGAGTCAGATATCTGCAAAAGATGTAAAAGATTTACGCGATAAAACAGGCGTCGGTATGATGGACTGCAAGAAAGCCCTGGAGGAAACCGGGGGCGATATGCAGAAGGCCATTGAATACCTTCGCAAAAAAGGTGCTGCGCTGGCAGCAAAGCGTGCCGGGCGCGAAGCAAGTGAAGGTATTATTGCTATCAGGATCAGCGACGACAACACCTCCGGCGTCATCATAGAACTCAATTGCGAGACGGACTTTGTTGCTCGCGGCGACGATTTTACCGGTTTCGCTGCTGCTATTGCCGATCTGGCTCTTGAGAACGGTATTGCTTCAGCCGAAGCGATGATGTCGCTCAAGCTTGGCGAAGCCTATGGTAACGAGAGTGTCGAAGATTCGATCAAGACAATGACAGGCCGGCTTGGCGAGAAAATTGATCTCAAGCGTCTCTCTCTCCTGCAGACCTCGACTGGTATTATTGCCAGCTACATCCATCCCGGATCACAGCTCGGCGCCATTGTCGAACTTGCTACCGATAAACCGGCGGAGTCAGCAGAACTGGCTCGCGATATCGCTATGCAGGTTGCAGCATCCTCCCCAATCGTTGTCGATCGTTCAGTCGTACCGGCTGAGAATATCGAAAAAGAGAAAGAGATTTTCCGTCAGCAGGCACTCAGCCAGGGTAAACCAGAGCAGTTTGTTGAGAAGATCGTTACAGGAAGGCTTGAAAAGTACTATCAGGAAGTTGTGCTTCTTGAACAGCCATTTATCAAAGACAGCAACTCCCGGGTGCAGGGAGTACTTGAAGAATTCGCTCGTAAGAATGGTGCTGCCGTCTCGGTGACTCGATTCGTGCGATATCAGTTAGGAGCGTAA
- a CDS encoding regulatory protein RecX, which yields MSDSDTRKALNRAIGYLGIREHSRQEIRGKLKRNGFSDETIEKVLERLDTLNLLDDLSFARNFIRSRTRVKPSGLYKLRYELRQKGVPDDIAEEALREYDSAAQCLNAALKKMPFLKGDQEHRRKKLHTHLVNRGFDSQTIRQTLDELLTN from the coding sequence ATGAGCGATTCGGACACCAGAAAAGCACTTAATCGGGCTATTGGCTATCTCGGCATACGCGAACATTCCCGACAGGAAATCAGAGGAAAGCTCAAGCGCAACGGCTTTTCGGATGAAACCATTGAAAAAGTCCTCGAACGACTCGATACGCTCAATCTGCTCGACGATCTTTCTTTTGCGAGGAATTTTATCAGGAGCAGAACCAGAGTGAAACCTTCCGGTCTGTATAAACTTCGATATGAACTGCGACAAAAAGGGGTGCCGGACGATATCGCAGAGGAGGCGCTGAGGGAGTATGATAGCGCGGCACAGTGCCTCAATGCCGCGCTGAAAAAAATGCCATTCCTGAAAGGTGACCAGGAGCATCGACGGAAAAAACTGCATACGCACCTCGTCAACAGAGGTTTCGACAGTCAGACTATTCGACAAACGCTCGATGAGCTCCTGACAAACTGA
- a CDS encoding tetratricopeptide repeat protein has protein sequence MKLSRFILPLLLCLLTAGLSACGPDASELNTSGLEKLKQKDLDGAFEDFSKSIEKDPSFPEAYLNRGFVYGNRGELQDALADFNKAIELDSNYIEAYFNRGFIYGYFEEYKKSDADFSKVIEMNPGDSEAFINRALIRSRMGDSEGEIDDLKQAALLGDPGAQHWLKEHNVSWE, from the coding sequence ATGAAGTTGTCCAGGTTCATACTCCCGTTATTGCTGTGTCTGTTAACAGCCGGTCTTTCGGCCTGCGGTCCGGATGCCAGCGAGCTCAATACAAGCGGTCTTGAAAAACTCAAGCAGAAAGATCTTGATGGTGCCTTTGAGGACTTCAGTAAATCTATCGAAAAAGATCCTTCGTTTCCCGAAGCATATCTGAACCGGGGTTTTGTCTACGGAAATCGTGGTGAACTGCAGGACGCGCTTGCGGATTTCAATAAAGCCATCGAACTGGATTCAAATTATATCGAGGCTTATTTCAATCGTGGTTTTATTTACGGGTATTTTGAAGAGTACAAAAAATCCGATGCCGATTTCAGCAAGGTCATCGAAATGAATCCCGGTGATTCAGAGGCCTTTATCAACCGGGCGCTTATCCGTTCACGGATGGGGGATAGCGAGGGGGAAATTGACGATCTCAAACAGGCAGCTCTTCTGGGTGACCCGGGGGCGCAGCACTGGCTGAAAGAACACAATGTCTCCTGGGAGTGA
- a CDS encoding Mrp/NBP35 family ATP-binding protein, which translates to MSTIQESQVIEALSTVMEPDLKKDLVSLGMVQDITIDESNNISFSVVLTTPACPMKDRIRQSCISAVKNHIPEAAAITVNLPAKVTSGGSCGHHGERDNPLPGVRNIIAVASGKGGVGKSTVAVNLAVSLAKTGASVGLIDADLYGPSIPTMFGLENARPEVINKSIIPLEKYGVKLMSIGFLVESDTPVIWRGPMASTAIKQFITDVAWGELDYLIFDLPPGTGDIQLTLVQTVPVNGAVIVTTPQDVALADVSKAVTMFRKVDVPLLGLVENMSYYLLPDGSKDYIFGRSGGERFAKAQAIPLLGSVPIGGVVREGGDSGKPVAIEHPESEPAAAFLQAAREVARQISIRNATGCSCRSGD; encoded by the coding sequence ATGTCGACGATACAAGAATCACAAGTCATTGAAGCATTGAGTACGGTTATGGAGCCGGACCTGAAAAAAGACCTCGTCTCGCTTGGCATGGTCCAGGATATCACCATCGATGAGAGCAACAATATTTCATTCAGTGTGGTCCTGACAACACCGGCCTGTCCGATGAAAGACCGGATTCGTCAATCCTGCATCAGCGCTGTCAAAAATCATATACCGGAAGCAGCGGCCATTACCGTCAACCTTCCGGCAAAAGTCACCTCCGGCGGAAGCTGCGGCCATCACGGCGAGCGCGATAACCCGCTACCGGGCGTTCGCAACATTATCGCTGTCGCATCCGGCAAGGGCGGCGTCGGTAAATCGACAGTTGCCGTCAATCTTGCCGTCAGTCTCGCCAAAACCGGTGCAAGCGTCGGCCTTATCGACGCCGACCTCTACGGGCCCAGTATTCCGACGATGTTCGGGCTCGAAAACGCAAGGCCTGAGGTCATCAATAAATCGATCATACCTCTCGAAAAATATGGCGTCAAACTGATGTCTATCGGCTTCCTCGTCGAAAGCGATACCCCTGTCATCTGGAGAGGCCCCATGGCGTCAACCGCGATCAAGCAGTTCATCACCGACGTTGCGTGGGGTGAACTCGACTACCTGATTTTCGACCTTCCTCCGGGAACCGGCGATATTCAGCTGACACTGGTCCAGACCGTTCCTGTAAACGGCGCCGTGATCGTCACCACACCTCAGGATGTCGCTCTGGCCGATGTTTCCAAAGCAGTCACCATGTTCAGAAAAGTCGATGTCCCGCTGCTCGGACTGGTGGAAAACATGAGCTATTACCTCCTGCCAGATGGATCGAAGGACTACATTTTCGGTAGAAGCGGAGGAGAAAGGTTCGCAAAAGCCCAGGCAATTCCGCTCCTTGGCTCAGTCCCCATCGGCGGAGTAGTTCGTGAAGGCGGCGACAGCGGCAAACCCGTAGCCATCGAACACCCTGAAAGTGAACCCGCAGCAGCGTTCCTCCAGGCAGCCAGGGAAGTTGCCCGACAGATATCAATTCGCAACGCCACGGGGTGCTCCTGTCGGAGTGGTGATTAG
- the rplM gene encoding 50S ribosomal protein L13: protein MSNTLSFKTYSAKPGEVVRKWYIVDAEGKVLGRLASEIAKVLRGKHKAQFTPHIDTGDFVIVTNAEKIGLSGKKMDQKTYFSHSNYPGGVRIDNVKDVLQKKPEQVIEKAVWGMLPHNNLGRQLFKKLKVYKGTEHPHAAQCPVEMNVN from the coding sequence ATGAGTAACACGCTAAGTTTCAAAACATATTCAGCCAAGCCGGGTGAAGTTGTGCGCAAATGGTACATCGTGGATGCTGAAGGAAAAGTTCTTGGCCGGCTGGCCAGTGAGATTGCAAAGGTTCTGCGCGGTAAGCACAAGGCCCAGTTCACTCCGCACATCGATACCGGTGATTTCGTTATCGTGACCAATGCCGAAAAAATCGGCCTGAGCGGCAAAAAAATGGATCAGAAAACCTACTTCTCCCACTCGAACTACCCTGGTGGCGTGAGAATTGACAATGTCAAGGACGTGCTGCAGAAAAAACCGGAGCAGGTTATTGAAAAAGCGGTCTGGGGTATGCTTCCGCATAACAACCTCGGAAGACAGCTGTTCAAAAAGCTGAAAGTCTACAAAGGTACCGAGCATCCTCATGCTGCCCAGTGCCCGGTTGAAATGAACGTTAACTAA
- the gcvT gene encoding glycine cleavage system aminomethyltransferase GcvT, which produces MKKTALYAWHEAAGAKIIDFGGYLMPVQYSGIIAEHTCVRTSAGLFDVSHMGNFMVKGRGAKAFLQHMTSNDVDKLSDGQAQYTLLLYPEGGIVDDLIIYRIDADTWFMVVNASNMEKDYSWLQEHLGSFEGVQLENHTEELSLIALQGPRSMEILDRVFTGGECSGIKPFHFRTVPFNGREVIVAATGYTGERGVEISVPNDAATALWVALMEAGSADGIQPIGLGARDTLRLEMGYPLYGHEINRETSPIEARLKWVTRLDKGNFVGRESCVAVDINPQRTVVGFMMHERAIPRQGFTVYNRDRKPLGSVCSGTMSPTLKQPIGTADVPRGYMKSGTPLYLEVRGKFYKGEVVKLPFVNRA; this is translated from the coding sequence ATGAAAAAAACTGCACTGTATGCCTGGCATGAAGCTGCCGGGGCTAAAATTATCGATTTCGGCGGTTATCTGATGCCGGTTCAGTATAGCGGAATCATCGCTGAACATACATGTGTCAGAACGTCTGCCGGTCTGTTTGACGTCTCACATATGGGGAACTTCATGGTCAAGGGGAGAGGCGCAAAAGCGTTTCTGCAGCATATGACCTCAAATGATGTCGACAAGCTTTCGGACGGCCAGGCCCAGTATACCCTGCTGCTCTATCCTGAGGGAGGCATCGTTGATGATCTTATTATCTACCGTATAGATGCCGACACCTGGTTTATGGTGGTCAACGCAAGCAACATGGAAAAAGATTATTCCTGGCTGCAGGAACATCTTGGATCGTTTGAAGGGGTTCAGCTCGAAAATCACACGGAGGAACTCTCTTTGATAGCCTTGCAGGGTCCTCGATCAATGGAGATTCTCGATCGCGTTTTTACAGGAGGTGAATGCAGTGGGATCAAGCCGTTTCACTTCCGAACCGTGCCGTTCAACGGCAGGGAGGTGATCGTCGCTGCCACGGGATATACCGGAGAGCGTGGTGTTGAGATTTCCGTTCCCAACGACGCGGCAACAGCACTCTGGGTCGCGTTGATGGAGGCCGGCAGTGCTGACGGTATTCAGCCTATCGGTTTAGGGGCGCGCGATACGCTTCGCCTCGAAATGGGCTATCCTCTCTACGGCCATGAAATCAATCGGGAGACGAGTCCCATCGAAGCGCGGCTGAAGTGGGTGACCAGGCTCGACAAGGGAAATTTTGTCGGCAGGGAGTCCTGTGTTGCTGTCGACATCAATCCGCAACGTACGGTTGTCGGTTTCATGATGCATGAACGGGCAATTCCCCGTCAGGGCTTTACTGTCTACAATCGCGACCGTAAACCGCTTGGCTCGGTATGCAGTGGAACGATGTCTCCTACGCTCAAACAGCCGATCGGTACCGCTGATGTGCCGCGCGGCTATATGAAGAGCGGAACACCGCTCTATCTGGAAGTCAGGGGAAAGTTCTATAAAGGAGAGGTTGTCAAACTTCCATTTGTCAACAGAGCCTGA
- a CDS encoding NifU family protein — MSTSKQYLPDTDPLYDRVINALEDVRPYLQADGGDCQLVGITKDMVVDVKLLGACGSCPMSTLTLRAGVEQAVKKAIPEVARVESV, encoded by the coding sequence ATGAGCACCAGTAAACAGTACCTCCCGGATACTGATCCGTTGTATGACAGAGTCATCAATGCCCTTGAAGATGTCCGCCCTTACCTTCAGGCAGATGGCGGCGACTGCCAGCTTGTTGGTATTACCAAGGATATGGTTGTCGATGTCAAACTCCTTGGAGCATGCGGTTCATGCCCGATGAGCACCCTGACCCTTCGCGCCGGTGTGGAACAGGCTGTCAAAAAAGCCATACCTGAAGTCGCCCGTGTTGAGTCTGTCTGA
- the rpsB gene encoding 30S ribosomal protein S2, whose translation MSRFSLEDMLRAGVHFGHLARRWCPKMKPFIFMEKNGVHIIDLKKTLYMAEDAMKAIDAIALTGKEIMFVGTKKQAKNIISAEAERAGMPFVSERWLGGMLTNFSTIRQSIRRMNAIDRMETDGTFDMITKKERLMLMREKDKLFRILGGISNMTRLPAALFIVDIKKEHIAIKEARSLGIPIFALVDTNCDPDEVDYVIPANDDAIRSIELMVKAVADSILNARQQVIEAEAMEEAEEKAVNEAAAE comes from the coding sequence ATGTCACGATTCAGCCTTGAAGATATGCTTCGGGCCGGTGTACACTTTGGTCATCTCGCACGCCGCTGGTGCCCGAAGATGAAGCCGTTCATCTTTATGGAGAAGAACGGTGTTCACATCATCGATCTCAAGAAAACCCTTTACATGGCAGAAGACGCGATGAAAGCCATCGACGCCATCGCCCTGACAGGCAAAGAGATCATGTTTGTCGGTACCAAAAAACAGGCAAAAAATATTATCTCGGCAGAAGCTGAGCGCGCAGGCATGCCGTTTGTCTCTGAGCGCTGGCTGGGCGGTATGCTCACCAACTTCTCCACAATCCGTCAGAGCATCCGCAGGATGAACGCTATCGACAGGATGGAAACCGACGGAACGTTTGACATGATCACCAAGAAAGAGCGTTTGATGCTCATGCGCGAAAAAGACAAGCTCTTCAGAATTCTTGGCGGTATCTCCAATATGACCCGTCTTCCGGCTGCCCTTTTTATCGTCGATATCAAGAAAGAGCACATCGCGATAAAAGAAGCCCGTTCGCTTGGTATTCCGATTTTTGCTCTGGTCGATACCAATTGCGATCCGGATGAGGTCGATTACGTTATTCCTGCCAACGACGATGCTATCCGTTCGATCGAACTTATGGTCAAAGCCGTTGCCGATTCCATTCTCAACGCTCGTCAGCAGGTGATCGAGGCAGAGGCTATGGAAGAAGCCGAAGAAAAGGCAGTGAACGAAGCCGCAGCAGAGTAA
- the rpsI gene encoding 30S ribosomal protein S9 — protein MKDAIDAVGRRKTSVARVFLAPGKGNITVNKLPVEEYFREASKRHEAVRPLVLAEKMEDVDVKVNVHGGGMTGQAGAVCLAIARALVEMDEENRLTFRKERLLTRDPRMVERKKYGQKKARKRFQFSKR, from the coding sequence ATGAAAGATGCTATAGATGCAGTCGGCCGTAGGAAGACCTCGGTTGCCAGAGTTTTTCTTGCTCCGGGAAAAGGAAATATTACGGTCAATAAACTGCCGGTTGAAGAGTATTTCAGAGAAGCGAGCAAGCGGCATGAGGCAGTAAGGCCTCTGGTACTCGCTGAAAAGATGGAAGATGTCGATGTCAAAGTCAACGTTCATGGCGGCGGCATGACAGGTCAGGCAGGTGCGGTATGCCTTGCAATTGCAAGAGCGCTTGTTGAAATGGATGAGGAAAACCGGTTGACGTTTCGTAAAGAGCGTCTTCTTACCAGAGATCCTCGTATGGTTGAAAGGAAAAAATACGGACAGAAGAAAGCCCGTAAGAGATTCCAGTTCTCCAAACGATAA
- the der gene encoding ribosome biogenesis GTPase Der encodes MKPLVALVGRPNVGKSTLFNRITHQKSAIVDSTPGVTRDRHIMPAEWIGKEFLVMDTGGYCHDSDGISKAMLEQTLTAIGEADVIIFLVDVRSGLTYLDLDMAKLLKRDFNDKPVYFAVNKVESPQLAYEGESFRKTGFTEPWFISARDGSGVADLLDAVVDSFEEKSGQEEEDDSIRLAIIGRPNVGKSSFVNALLGTNRNIVSNKPGTTRDAIDTRFKRNGREIVLIDTAGLRKRARIDAGIEFYSSLRTERAIERCDVALVLIDAEQGLEKQDMKIIEMAAERKKGVLLLVNKWDLIEKDSKTSKLYSDRMYDDMGNLGWIPIQFISAMTKKNLYRAIDAALDIQEQRSQQITTSDLNRFLQDTLLQAPPSSKSGKELKIKYMTQIRAPWPVFAFFCNDPKLLQNNYKRFLEKRIRQNYNLSGVPFSLRFMQK; translated from the coding sequence ATGAAACCACTTGTAGCGCTTGTCGGTCGACCGAATGTCGGAAAATCGACCCTTTTCAACAGGATAACGCATCAGAAATCCGCGATCGTCGACAGTACACCCGGCGTCACCCGCGACCGCCACATCATGCCTGCTGAATGGATCGGCAAGGAATTTCTCGTCATGGATACCGGCGGCTACTGCCATGACAGTGACGGCATCAGCAAAGCAATGCTCGAACAGACACTGACTGCCATCGGTGAAGCCGATGTCATTATCTTTCTGGTCGATGTCCGATCAGGCCTGACCTATCTGGATCTCGACATGGCAAAACTGCTCAAGCGGGATTTCAACGATAAACCTGTTTACTTTGCCGTCAACAAAGTCGAAAGCCCCCAGCTTGCCTATGAAGGGGAAAGCTTCCGCAAAACGGGATTCACCGAACCGTGGTTCATTTCGGCCCGCGATGGCAGCGGCGTTGCGGACCTTCTTGACGCTGTTGTTGATTCGTTCGAAGAGAAAAGCGGCCAGGAAGAGGAAGACGACAGCATCCGTCTGGCAATTATCGGCAGACCAAATGTCGGGAAATCGAGCTTCGTCAACGCCCTCCTCGGCACGAACCGTAACATCGTTTCCAACAAGCCGGGAACAACCCGAGATGCGATCGATACCCGCTTTAAACGTAACGGCAGAGAGATCGTCCTGATCGATACGGCCGGCCTGCGTAAACGGGCCAGAATCGATGCCGGAATCGAATTCTACAGCTCCCTGCGCACCGAACGAGCTATCGAACGATGCGATGTTGCCCTTGTGCTGATCGATGCGGAACAGGGCCTCGAAAAACAGGATATGAAAATTATCGAGATGGCTGCCGAACGTAAAAAGGGGGTGCTGCTGCTTGTCAACAAGTGGGACCTGATCGAGAAAGACTCGAAAACGAGCAAGCTCTACAGCGACCGGATGTACGACGATATGGGAAACCTCGGCTGGATACCGATCCAGTTCATTTCTGCCATGACGAAAAAAAATCTCTACAGAGCGATCGATGCAGCTCTCGACATACAGGAACAACGCTCTCAGCAGATCACGACCAGCGATCTCAACAGATTTCTTCAGGATACGCTGCTGCAGGCACCTCCTTCCTCGAAATCCGGAAAGGAACTGAAAATCAAATACATGACACAGATAAGGGCCCCCTGGCCTGTCTTCGCTTTCTTCTGCAACGATCCGAAGCTCCTGCAGAACAACTATAAGCGTTTTCTCGAAAAAAGGATTCGACAGAACTATAATCTGAGCGGCGTTCCTTTTTCCCTGCGATTCATGCAGAAGTAG
- the pyrH gene encoding UMP kinase, translating into MLKYRRILLKLSGESLAGEDGYGISPAMLDRYAEEIRQVLELGAEIALVIGGGNIFRGMSAAAENMDRVQADQMGMLATVINALALQDALERKGIFTRLMSAIKMEQVAEPFIRRRAIRHLEKGRVVIFGAGTGNPYFTTDTAASLRAIEIEADVIIKGTRVDGVYDSDPEKNPAAEMYSNISYQDVLTKNLRVMDLTAITLCRENLLPLVVMNMNIENNFSRLVTGETVGTLVHRGADSD; encoded by the coding sequence ATGCTTAAATACCGACGCATCCTACTCAAGTTAAGCGGCGAATCTCTTGCCGGAGAAGATGGTTACGGAATCAGTCCTGCAATGCTTGATCGGTATGCAGAAGAGATTCGTCAGGTACTTGAGCTGGGCGCCGAAATCGCACTTGTGATCGGTGGAGGAAATATTTTTCGCGGAATGTCTGCTGCTGCCGAAAATATGGACCGGGTTCAGGCAGACCAGATGGGTATGCTTGCAACGGTGATCAACGCCCTTGCCCTGCAGGATGCACTTGAGCGCAAAGGGATCTTTACCCGCCTGATGAGCGCCATCAAAATGGAGCAGGTTGCTGAGCCTTTTATACGCAGGAGGGCAATCCGTCATCTTGAAAAAGGTCGTGTCGTTATTTTCGGCGCAGGGACAGGAAACCCCTATTTTACCACTGATACGGCAGCATCCCTTCGCGCTATCGAGATCGAGGCTGATGTTATCATCAAGGGGACGAGGGTCGATGGCGTGTACGATTCGGATCCTGAGAAAAATCCCGCTGCCGAGATGTACAGCAATATTTCTTATCAGGATGTGCTCACAAAAAATCTTCGTGTTATGGACCTTACCGCTATTACCCTCTGTCGGGAGAACTTGTTGCCGCTTGTTGTCATGAATATGAACATCGAGAACAATTTCTCCAGACTGGTTACGGGTGAAACGGTCGGAACGCTTGTCCATCGCGGTGCCGATTCTGACTGA
- a CDS encoding DNA translocase FtsK, which translates to MNKETIKKEFSGILLGVIAFFYIGSLLFYYPGDAGHLSELRWFEFFGRQAMEVVGDLKNPFGIFGARLSDLLICNFLGYVSIIPGLAIAYWGWSMARLKSLKPPLFFTIYTVFMALVLATMFGLSTAPFGDLMAGTVGRMLAAFLSTVIGFTGAWILLIALGVGASLIAVRLLGEQIRHLASSVGGAVNAFRARYAKRPDERRGDRSVAASNPRKKRRASQSRASDAPLSAEVPEPVYDDGELIMPSSPSSMHYVQSEPEPVNGSEQDDEPEITIREAVHEKEADLDKRRLKVRTRDQVPYRFPSIDLLQRTRDEDEYVDQSLLDESKNKLLEKLRIYKIEVLRISATVGPRVTLFELELAPDVKVSKITSLENDLAMAMAARGIRIIAPIPGKNAVGVEIPHGKPKTVWMRSVLQVEKFKNTRLTLPVVLGRTIANEVYIDDLAAMPHLLIAGATGAGKSVGINVMLTSLLYSCSPDKIKLVLIDPKRVELFHYQSLKKHFLVKFQGLDEQIITEPAKAVYALRSVVKEMELRYMRLEQAGVRNIADFNRKIPDEALPYLVVVIDELADLMITAGKEVEEPITRLAQLARAVGIHLIVATQRPSVDIITGIIKANFPARIAFQVASKVDSRTILDGSGADQLLGNGDMLYQPATQPKPERIQCPYISSAEVEAITSFIGSQDGLKQPYELPKPDVNEKISSFSPGGAGDRGARDAMFEDAANLVVMHQQGSVSLLQRRLKLGFSRAARIMDQLEAAAIVGAADGSKPREVLIDNRDSLELLLRNIDEE; encoded by the coding sequence ATGAACAAGGAAACGATTAAAAAAGAATTTTCAGGTATTCTTCTCGGCGTCATCGCTTTTTTCTATATCGGATCCCTGCTGTTTTACTATCCCGGTGATGCCGGCCATCTCTCCGAGCTCCGATGGTTTGAGTTTTTCGGCCGTCAGGCCATGGAGGTTGTCGGTGACTTGAAGAACCCCTTCGGTATTTTCGGAGCCAGGCTTTCTGACCTTCTGATCTGTAACTTTCTCGGCTATGTCTCCATTATTCCCGGGCTTGCGATCGCTTACTGGGGATGGTCGATGGCCAGGCTGAAAAGTCTCAAGCCGCCGCTGTTTTTTACGATCTATACCGTTTTCATGGCACTGGTGCTCGCTACCATGTTCGGGCTGTCGACAGCCCCCTTCGGGGATCTTATGGCTGGAACCGTCGGCAGAATGCTTGCCGCGTTTCTTTCAACTGTTATAGGGTTTACCGGTGCATGGATTCTTCTGATCGCACTCGGTGTCGGAGCCAGCCTCATAGCGGTCAGACTTCTCGGGGAACAGATCCGTCATCTGGCTTCATCGGTTGGCGGAGCTGTGAACGCCTTCAGGGCAAGGTATGCCAAACGCCCGGATGAGCGGCGAGGAGATCGCTCTGTTGCAGCATCGAACCCGCGAAAAAAGCGACGTGCCTCGCAGAGCAGAGCGTCTGATGCGCCGCTTTCTGCCGAAGTACCCGAACCGGTCTATGACGATGGTGAACTTATCATGCCTTCTTCACCCTCATCCATGCATTACGTGCAATCAGAGCCTGAACCGGTCAATGGCTCCGAACAGGATGACGAACCTGAGATCACCATTCGTGAAGCGGTCCATGAAAAAGAGGCCGATCTTGACAAACGCCGTCTCAAGGTGCGAACCAGGGACCAGGTGCCCTATCGTTTTCCGTCGATCGATCTTCTCCAGCGCACACGCGATGAGGATGAATACGTCGATCAGAGCCTGCTCGACGAAAGTAAAAACAAACTGCTCGAAAAGCTGCGCATCTACAAGATCGAAGTGCTGAGAATATCGGCAACCGTCGGGCCAAGGGTCACCCTCTTCGAACTGGAACTTGCTCCGGATGTCAAGGTCAGTAAGATAACGTCGCTTGAAAATGATCTTGCCATGGCTATGGCAGCCAGGGGCATCCGTATCATTGCTCCGATACCGGGGAAAAACGCCGTTGGTGTCGAAATTCCGCACGGTAAGCCAAAAACTGTCTGGATGCGGTCCGTGCTGCAGGTTGAAAAGTTCAAAAATACCCGACTGACTCTCCCCGTTGTTCTCGGGCGCACCATTGCCAACGAAGTCTATATTGACGATCTGGCGGCCATGCCGCACCTGCTGATTGCAGGCGCTACAGGAGCGGGTAAGTCTGTCGGCATCAACGTCATGCTGACAAGTCTCCTCTATTCCTGCAGTCCCGACAAGATCAAGCTGGTCCTGATCGATCCTAAACGAGTCGAGCTTTTTCACTACCAGAGCCTGAAAAAACATTTTCTTGTCAAGTTTCAGGGCCTTGATGAGCAGATTATCACCGAACCGGCCAAGGCGGTCTATGCACTCCGTTCGGTAGTCAAGGAGATGGAACTGCGCTACATGCGTCTCGAACAGGCAGGTGTTCGCAATATTGCCGATTTCAACCGCAAAATTCCCGATGAGGCGTTGCCGTACCTTGTGGTGGTTATCGATGAACTCGCCGATCTGATGATTACCGCAGGCAAAGAGGTCGAGGAGCCGATCACCCGTCTGGCTCAGCTGGCCCGCGCCGTCGGTATACACCTCATTGTCGCAACCCAGCGACCTTCGGTTGATATTATCACCGGCATCATAAAGGCCAACTTTCCGGCAAGAATCGCTTTCCAGGTTGCCAGTAAGGTGGATTCCCGGACCATTCTCGATGGTTCAGGTGCCGATCAGCTGCTCGGTAACGGCGATATGCTCTACCAGCCGGCAACCCAGCCCAAACCAGAGAGGATTCAGTGTCCCTATATCTCTTCAGCCGAGGTGGAAGCCATTACCAGCTTTATCGGCAGTCAGGATGGTTTGAAACAGCCTTACGAACTTCCTAAACCCGATGTCAACGAGAAAATCAGCTCCTTTTCCCCTGGAGGCGCCGGCGACAGGGGAGCGCGCGACGCTATGTTTGAAGATGCAGCAAACCTTGTCGTTATGCATCAGCAGGGAAGCGTCTCATTGCTGCAGCGGCGCCTTAAGCTCGGTTTCAGCCGCGCCGCCCGTATTATGGACCAGCTTGAAGCCGCAGCAATCGTCGGTGCAGCCGACGGCAGCAAACCCCGCGAAGTGCTCATCGACAACCGCGACTCCCTTGAACTTCTTCTCCGAAATATTGATGAAGAGTAG